Proteins from a genomic interval of Lolium perenne isolate Kyuss_39 chromosome 1, Kyuss_2.0, whole genome shotgun sequence:
- the LOC127327339 gene encoding putative E3 ubiquitin-protein ligase RING1b has translation MPAQKRPHPSSAGAAPVQPHVQDQATGAEPNGNANALGTPNGAAPELAKEVRRERDDGDSDAGEEQEQDQRDDEEGGGGNDDEDRDDDDDDSQSSQSDGADMDEFILVKLMDIRKEVQCPICLGIIRKTRTVMECLHRFCRDCIDKSMRLGNNECPACRTHCKSRRSLRDDPNFDALILALYPDIDKYEEEELAFGEEEKTRNKKIQESIAETYRRQSEALVKKRSTAKAIATSRKTRGNMRTKRRGRNSSPDIAPTDIDEEEEREENGNEGSKESSSVDDRSPEVKVKRARRWPVPRSSPAKIIGSVESSYEENDDMGGARDILATSPLRGEMLAWGKNGTRSQTRHGSAGGSSGRMVKGGRVAKLVDHLRNADEFDSKLNLYLVLAPLDGQSMPKLEKSYLSCQPTFCVRHLCQFVALQLSRQAKEVEIYFRKNSRDGSFAIEETGTDEAMLDRFDGLERLKEEKSLSELYPSFASGAGDLELLYSLKTQG, from the exons ATGCCCGCGCAAAAGCGCCCGCACCCGTCCTCCGCTGGCGCCGCCCCGGTCCAACCCCACGTCCAGGACCAAGCTACAGGCGCGGAACCCAACGGCAACGCCAACGCCCTAGGGACGCCCAACGGAGCCGCCCCCGAGCTGGCCAAGGAGGTGCGCCGCGAGCGCGACGACGGCG ATTCCGATGCGggggaggagcaggagcaggaccaGCGGGACgacgaggaaggcggcggcggaaaCGACGACGAAGaccgcgacgacgacgacgacgacagccaGTCGTCGCAGAGCGACGGCGCCGACATGGACGA GTTCATACTAGTGAAATTAATGGATATACGGAAGGAAGTGCAGTGCCCTATATGCTTAG GCATTATCCGCAAAACAAGAACGGTTATGGAGTGTTTGCACCGGTTTTGTAGGGATTGCATTGATAAATCCATGCGGCTTGG AAATAATGAATGCCCGGCATGCCGCACTCATTGCAAGAGCAGACGTTCCTTGAGGGATGATCCTAATTTTGACGCTTTAATTTTAGCTTTATATCCAGATATTGACAAGTACGAGGAAGAG GAACTTGCTTTTGGTGAGGAGGAGAAGACTCGCAACAAAAAG ATTCAAGAATCCATTGCTGAAACATACCGAAGACAGTCAGAAGCACTTGTGAAGAAACGCTCCACTGCAAAAGCAATAGCTACATCAAGAAAGACTCGGGGGAATATGCGGACAAAGAGGAGAGGACGGAATAGTTCTCCTGATATTGCCCCGACTGAcattgatgaggaggaggagagagaagaaaaTGGCAATGAGGGCAGCAAAGAATCGTCTTCTGTTGATGACCGTTCGCCAGAAGTAAAGGTTAAAAGAGCTCGGAGATGGCCTGTGCCACGATCATCCCCGGCTAAGATTATTGGCAGTGTCGAGAGTAGCTACGAGGAGAATGATGATATGGGAGGTGCCAGAGATATCTTGGCTACTTCTCCGCTGCGTGGAGAGATGCTTGCCTGGGGCAAAAATGGCACCCGCAGTCAAACTCGGCATGGCAGTGCCGGTGGCTCCAGTGGAAGGATGGTCAAGGGTGGGCGTGTTGCCAAGTTGGTGGATCATCTCCGTAATGCTGATGAGTTTGATAGTAAG CTCAACCTGTATCTTGTTCTGGCTCCACTTGATGGACAAAGCATGCCGAAACTGGAGAAGTCCTACCTCAGTTGCCAGCCAACGTTCTGTGTTCGCCATCTGTGCCAG TTCGTTGCTCTTCAGCTGTCCCGGCAAGCCAAGGAAGTGGAGATTTACTTCAGGAAGAACTCCAGAGACGGATCCTTTGCAATAGAAGAGACCGGTACAGACGAAGCAATGCTGGATCGGTTCGATGGCCTGGAAAGGTTGAAGGAAGAGAAATCTCTTTCGGAGCTTTACCCTTCGTTCGCCTCCGGTGCCGGGGACCTG GAGCTGCTGTACTCCCTGAAGACACAAGGCTAG